AGAGCCGCCAGCTTCAGGTCGAATTGGGAGAAGCAATCCCTTGAACTGGTTTGCTGAAGGATTGTCTGACCGTTCCTTTTCCAGTTTGGAGAATTCCTGGCTGAGATTTTGTTTTCGTTTTTGCAATTGAGTACGTTTCTGTACATACAGATCATCGGATAACAAATTCCGTTTGTTTTCCAAGTTTTTTATCTGCTGGTTGACTGAAGCGATTCTCCTTTTGAGTGATGTGGTCATCAGGGAATAATCATTTTCCCAACGACTTCCCGGACCAAATTTCAGGACCAGTTTTCCAATATATTTCCCTCTTCCCTTAACCTGGGTCAGCAGGCAATCACCAAAAACCCGCGGCGCAAAATTACCTCTTTTCTTGTCTGCCGAAATGATGACATCAATTTCGGGAACTGTTCTGGCAATAATCTTGTTCTGCGCAAAAGGAAGATTCGAGAGAAGAACAATCATATCTGCTTTATTCTTCAGAACTTCAACCTGATCAAACAAAACATCTTTCCAGTTCTTCACTGTAAAAAACGGTTCATATGTACCGTTTGTCCCTGTCAAACCAATAACAGCAATGTTCAGGCCATCAACTTTTTTTGTAATATATGGGGTAAAAAACAATTCTCCATCTGCAGTAAAAATATTTGCTGAAACCCAGGGAAAACGTTTTTCTTTCGTTTTTAAAAAAAACGTTTTCCCTGCAGAAAGATCACTGCCACTTACAGCCACAGCATCATATCCTGTTTCAATATAAGCTTGAGTTATAGTTTCAGCCGTCACCAGTTCCGGATAAGTTCGTTTATTTGCTCTCTGTCTTTTGAAAAGAAGATTCCCAGAATCTACAATGAGAGTTTTGTCTTTCTTGTTTTCAGTTCTCGATTGAATGAAATGTGCCTTACCGGACAGTCCGCCCAGTTGGTTAGCTTTTCAACCGCAGGGTTCAGTTTCCCCAAGGACCGTATTGGAAAAAAAGAGCACAATATCTGCCTTTGAGTCAGCCCTTGCGAAAGCGGGCAAGGGAATGGACGAGTGCAGCATGACAAAGATGAAAAAAACAAAACCATATTGACGTTTCATAAGACTGTTTCCTGTATCCCTGAAGTGCAGGCTTCAGGTGGTGATGAGCATAAGAAATTCCGTGTTGCCCTTGGGGCCGAGAACCGGCGAAGGAACACACCCCAAATTTTTAAGACCAGACTGCTGAACAAACTGGTCAATTTTTTGGATCGCTTCCTGGTGGAGCAGGGGATCTTTGATAACTCCACCAGGGGGTATTTTATCTTTTGTAAGCTCAAACTGGGGTTTTATCAGGGTGAGAATTGTTACATTGTCAGAGAAAAGGGTGATAAGCGGAGGAATAAGCTTGGTTATGGAGATAAATGACACATCCATTACACCAAGATCTATCGTTTCACTGATATGTGTTGGGGTAATATTCCGGGCATTGAACCGTTCGAGGATAACCACTCTCTTATCCTGCCTGAGTTTCCAGGATAACTGGCCGTATGCCACATCAACTGCATACACTTTATCAGCTCCATGCTGAAGCAAGCAATCGGTAAAACCGCCTGAAGATGCACCAATATCAATACATACTTTACCTTGAGGAAATAACTTGAAATGGTCAAGACCTTTTTCAAGCTTAAGTCCTCCTCTTGAAACATAGGGTATTCTTTCCTTGATCCTGATTTGAGCAGCAGGAGGGTAGAAAAAACCAGCTTTATCCGCCCGAGTATCGTCAACCAGAACTTCACCTGCACCAATCATGGCCCTGGCCTTATCGAGATCAGATGCAAGCCCTTTTTGAACAAGAAGTTGATCGAGTCTGATGTTTTTTTTCAATTTAATTCAGAAAATACTGCTGCATCAGCAGTGTTCCCTCTGCCGGGTTAAAGATTTCCAAGTCTTTTTCTGGCAATTGCAGCTTCCGGAGAAGAACCATGTTGTTTCAGTATTTTTTTATAAATTACTCTGGCAGTTCCTTTATCCGACAGTTTTTCAAATGCAAGCCCCTGTTTCAACATCGCCGCCGGTGCTTTGGCATGATTTGAATTCTGAGATATAATCTTCTGGTACTGCATAATTGCCTTATCATATTCTTTTTGTTTGAAAAGGCATTCACCCATCATAAACCGTCCCTCTACCTTGTTTCGGGCCGACCCGTTTTCGGCAATTCGTTCAAAAAGGGAAAAAGCCTTGGTGAATTTGTTGTTATTATATAATTTCATGGCCTTGTCCATGTCATTATTAACTGAAGTTGCCGGCTGTTTCTTCCTGGATTCAACGTTTTCCCTGGCTGTTTCTACCTGTGCGATGGATGTGGATCTAACTTTTTTTGCGGAAACAGTACTGTTCTTTTTCTGTTTAACAGTGCGGACTGAATATTTTATTTTTTTCTTGTCTACCAGCAAGTGTTTACCCCTTGTCTTTTTAAGACCGGCATTACTTGCTGCAAGAGCCTTCGCCTTTGCCGCCGCTGCAGCGCGTGCTGCCGCTTGGGCCTTCATTTCAGCTTCTCGAATTCTCGCTTCCTGGATAGCTTTGAGATGCTCATTTTGCAGACGAATCTGCTCATTGAGTTCATTGAGTTTTCTTTCTTTTTCCTTTTGTTTTTCCTCAATAGCTCTGAGAAGCTCTTCTCTCTTTGCTTCTTCAGTCATTGCCACTTCAGTGATTGATTCCGCAAGTTCTTTATTGTTTTCCCTTAATCTTCTGTTCAGATGGTTGGTTTCTTCAAGCTGGCTCTGCAATTCAAGAATTTCCTGCTCGAGTTGGTCCATTTTTCCTGAAGACGCTGCCTGTCGTTTTTGCAGTTGACCAAACGTGGTTGATTTCATGTCTTCAAGTTTTTTATTTACAATTCGTAATTGATAGCGAAGATCATCGATATCGGCCTGGGAAGCACACTGAATCAGAAACGGGCTGCAGGCAAAGACAAGGGCGAAATTCAGGAGAGTTTTTTTC
The DNA window shown above is from Desulfomarina profundi and carries:
- a CDS encoding metallophosphoesterase family protein; the protein is MTAETITQAYIETGYDAVAVSGSDLSAGKTFFLKTKEKRFPWVSANIFTADGELFFTPYITKKVDGLNIAVIGLTGTNGTYEPFFTVKNWKDVLFDQVEVLKNKADMIVLLSNLPFAQNKIIARTVPEIDVIISADKKRGNFAPRVFGDCLLTQVKGRGKYIGKLVLKFGPGSRWENDYSLMTTSLKRRIASVNQQIKNLENKRNLLSDDLYVQKRTQLQKRKQNLSQEFSKLEKERSDNPSANQFKGLLLPIRPEAGGSVTIDKMISELKEKIEDYLKNS
- a CDS encoding tetratricopeptide repeat protein, which gives rise to MKKTLLNFALVFACSPFLIQCASQADIDDLRYQLRIVNKKLEDMKSTTFGQLQKRQAASSGKMDQLEQEILELQSQLEETNHLNRRLRENNKELAESITEVAMTEEAKREELLRAIEEKQKEKERKLNELNEQIRLQNEHLKAIQEARIREAEMKAQAAARAAAAAKAKALAASNAGLKKTRGKHLLVDKKKIKYSVRTVKQKKNSTVSAKKVRSTSIAQVETARENVESRKKQPATSVNNDMDKAMKLYNNNKFTKAFSLFERIAENGSARNKVEGRFMMGECLFKQKEYDKAIMQYQKIISQNSNHAKAPAAMLKQGLAFEKLSDKGTARVIYKKILKQHGSSPEAAIARKRLGNL
- a CDS encoding TlyA family RNA methyltransferase, which encodes MKKNIRLDQLLVQKGLASDLDKARAMIGAGEVLVDDTRADKAGFFYPPAAQIRIKERIPYVSRGGLKLEKGLDHFKLFPQGKVCIDIGASSGGFTDCLLQHGADKVYAVDVAYGQLSWKLRQDKRVVILERFNARNITPTHISETIDLGVMDVSFISITKLIPPLITLFSDNVTILTLIKPQFELTKDKIPPGGVIKDPLLHQEAIQKIDQFVQQSGLKNLGCVPSPVLGPKGNTEFLMLITT